The following proteins are co-located in the Hemicordylus capensis ecotype Gifberg chromosome 11, rHemCap1.1.pri, whole genome shotgun sequence genome:
- the LOC128335331 gene encoding SH3 domain-binding glutamic acid-rich-like protein 3: MGNIRVYYTSVTGSREVKRRQSEVLRILDGNSMKYELVDVSISESLLQEMRDKVGNPDAIPPQIFNGEEYCGDFKMLYEATENEEVREFLKMAAANSMTNKGITI, translated from the exons ATGGGCAATATTCGAGTTTATTACACCAGTGTGACAGGATCCAGGGAG GTGAAGCGGAGGCAGTCTGAAGTCCTCCGCATTCTAGATGGAAATAGCATGAAATATGAATTAGTGGATGTGTCCATCAGTGAAAGCTTGCTGCAAGAAATGAGAGACAAAGTCGGCAACCCTGACGCGATACCACCTCAGATATTTAATGGAGAAGAGTACTGTGGG GACTTTAAGATGTTGTATGAAGCAACTGAAAATGAAGAAGTTAGGGAGTTCCTGAAGATGGCAGCTGCAAACAGTATGACCAACAAAGGGATTACAATCTGA